CAAAACATGCCCTCAACACTTACAACCACTGGTCTGACATACAGCTGTGGCACCCCAGGCTATTATGGGTTCACTTTAATCTCATACAAATAAGATTACAAGCAAAAGGCAACTGTGATGTCTTTATTGGTATAAGACTTTACAATTGATGTTAAAAGACTTCAGTCCACAATCTCATTAAAAGACATTTTAGAAGAGACTTTCACAACCACCACAACAGGCATGCGGTGGAATAAAGCTACAGAATCCCCCTTGGAAGAGTGCATACTCATTTTAATAGTTTAAGGGCACTGTTGAAAGGTGCCAAATTCTCACAAGACTTCATCCATTTCTGTACATTGGCTGGAACAGCATTAGAGCAACTTGTCTGCTGAAGTGCACACCACGCCACGATGTCTGCTACAGTTAGTTCATTTCCCCCCAGCCAGGGTGTCTTGCCAAGGGTGGTGTTCATGGAGCGTAAGACTGCTGCTTTTTCTTTATTGCTACCTTCCTTCAGCTGGAAGATGGCTGTATCCACCCAACTGTCTATCAGAGTTGAAGTGACTGCATTATGCTTCTGGCCACATAAGGAGAACAAAAATCTAGCAATATTTCCTTCTCCTTCAATGGGACACATGGTTTGAATGCTGAACTTCATCTGGGGCTTGGGAACTGAAATTAAGACAAAAATAAGAACACTTGGCACCACAACTGTTTACAGTACATATAGGAAAAAAGGTTCATTAGTAGTAGAGGCAGGGCTGCTAGTGCCGCCTATTGAAGTTTTCCCTagaagatcctgttttcagttagTTATAACTTGCCCTGTTGGGTTGAAGTTTTCTATGCTAGATGTCTGCTTCAGTCTCAAGggtggggggtttttttggtttttttttttttaaatttcagcttTTTCCAAGAATGAGTCTAGGAAAATACCTTTTGCTTCTGTTAAGTTCAGCCTATCATTTCAGTGAGACGTTCTAGCACCACCTCTTTCCCCCACTGCCCAATATTATGGAGCAGGGCCCTGAAATTTGGGAAAGAGGAGGGCTTTTGCTGTGATAATAaatccaaatttggccaagttctaAGCCTTTGAAAAGTCAGTTTCCACATGCTCATTGGGGACTTAGATTTTAACAGCTAAATTCCTTGAAGAGTCTGTCTTCAGTGGGCATGCTGCAGTTTGAGACTAAGCAGAACTTTCCCTGCAGTGAATTCTGGACTCTGCTAGGTCCGGGAACCTGCCTAAGGGCAGGTACCTAACACTCTCTCATGCTCTCCATGATTCGTTGGGCCTAGGCAATGTGGAGGTGACGGTTGATTCCAATGAAGAATGCCAATGGCTGGGAAAGGGGTAGAGGAGTCTTTGTCCACTAGACTACACTCCACAGAGCCTGGAATGAAACCCAGCATGCTTGAGTGTCACCAAATATAAGTGAAACTCACAGGCGAAGTGTCCCATCCCACCGCACTCTCAAGCTGGTACACAGAGGATAACTACTTACTACTCCATAAACTCCAGGGGCAGAGGTCTGTAAGACAAATGTAAATATTCCAGTTCTACTGATGAATAATGCATGCATTCAAGATGATGCTCTCCAACAGAATTTGTTTTCAGGAGTTATTTGTGTATACCTCTCTTGCTTTTTGAATACTGCAATCTTAATCCAGCCCCCTTGTACATATatattatgatagtctttaattatacGATCACACTTTTCCCCACAGgatccctgcttcattcagtacTCAATGAGCAGCTGTTCAATATTGTTTTCTTATTGCTCAATGCATAGCCCCATGCCTGCCTTACTGCATACTATTCaagacctgttcttaaaaacagaattattaatttccttatgAGCTTTTCCATGTTGCTTACCACTATATTATTGGAGTGCCTTCCCAAATAATGAATGTATCTTAACCCTGTGACCCAGGGtgtattttacagatagagaaactaACAACAAGAAATTAAGATCAAAAGTATCTACTAATTTCAGGTGtccaatttgagatgcctaggACCTGAGTTTCTGGTGTACTCCATATcatatatagcactttatatattcaaaacagttgccactgacttcagttgcatCTGAATGCTTAGCATTTCTACAAACCCAAGGACTTAAgacaggcacccagaaaatgaagaacacaAAATTAATAACCTATGAAATGTTTGCATGGACTCCaaaggcagcattcaactgccatAACCATGAGactgtcctttctcttcctgcaatcccaactcattcactacacaccttcctacttctgcaacaaatgaggcagaggtcctacCGACAAGTCTCTACTACACCCCCCTCATTCATCCCCACAGCAGGTCCTGTGAAAAAGTAGTATATGATTATGCAATTAAAGACCAtcaaatgcatacacacaaggaggCCAAATTAAGATTGAAAATTAAGGCTGCCTATGCAACGTTCCTAACTTATaagggcttgactttgcaattttaataatgttcttttaaatgtAGTTTCTGTGTAGTATGAAATAAGTTTAGGAATGTCTGTCATTGTTTCACTATCTCCCTAACTGGATAGTGCTACTATTGTAGTAGGGTTTTCCCTTATTCATATTTAGAGAATCATCAAATGAGAATGCAGTTCACTACAGAAAAGACTTTCAGAATAACAAGAAAATGATATTAAATTAGTTTAATAACATTTTATAAAATTGATAGGGATATGAATTGAAAGGGAGATAGCTGGAACTCAGCCTGGCTAAAATGGAAATTCGTGGTGGAAGAGGACAACAGGAGTAGGCCTTTATGCCTAATTTACTGAAGGTATAAAATAATGTCACTAATAAGGGCTTGTAGTCTTTGGCTCCTCTTAGATTAATTTCTTCTGGATTCCCAGGCATTGGTAAACCCCATACAACTTTACTCTCAGATTTGATTACTGAACTACTTCTGGAATCCTCCAGCTAGAGCAGAAACGGCTGAGAGGCATGGGCTAGGATGAACAGAACCTGTGCTCATTCTGGATAGCTTCCTGTTCACTTGCAGATGCAATTACACCTGCTGTCATCTAACTTAGGATAGTCTAGGACCCACTTGAGAGGTTCCTTGTTGCCCCAACAAGAGTGGGGCAAATGCTGTTAGAAGCTAACTTTTAGCTATACGTAGCCAGTGTCAGACCACATATTGAGGCGCCAACCAGTGGAATTCATTTCCTTTGACTAGTCCATCAATGGATAAGATCCGTAACAGTGATggcaaaaatgtattttatgagCTCAATCACTCTTTAAACAGCATGTTTCAGAACATATTCTGCTCACCTGCTCTATTAAAGGATCTTTCATGAATGCTCAAGAGGAGCACTCAACTCAAGCCTACTCCTTACCCACTTTTCTGTGTGTACACACCTGCCTCTGCTGTTTCATCTTTGTTGCTGCTGTTACTGGTATATAGGGGTGCCAACTATCCAATTGTGCAAACCCAAATACCCttgtcccaccccttctctgagccccatccccactcactccatcccccctccgtcactcgctcttccccaccctcactcactgtcaccaggctaggctgcgggaagcgggctgggctctgggaaggcgtttgggtgcgggaggaggtgtgaggtcaggctctgggagggagtttggcagGGCTGCTGAAACAATTTGCACAGTggcggtgctgagagccattgaaccaaactgtaagccctgtacataatggaaactacttcaagccgggggtgctacagcacccccagcacataCTAGCACCtatggagtttgggtgcgggagggggtgtggggtcaggctctgggagggaatttggttGCAGGCTctattggggtgcaggaggaagtcAGGGGATCAGCgtttacctcgggcggctcccaaAAGCGGCCGGCACATCCCTCTAGCAGCGGCTCCTAGATGGGGGGGCCAGCGGGTCTCCGTGCACCACTGCCTGCAAGCTCCGcctctacagctcccattggctgcagttcctgggcagtgggagctgcggagttggcactcagggtgggggcagcgcgcagagacccccctgccctccccctacCCCAGGGGCGCAGGGAGGGTGCCGGCCTCTTCCAGGAGTGGCACGCAGcaagggcaggtagggagcctaccttagccctGCTGCCGTGCCAGACTGTTAGCACCCaaaatctcccggtttggctGAAGTAGCCTCCGGGAGATTGAGCGTGATTCCAGGAGACTGCCTGCAAAACCGGGAGGGTTGGCGTCCCCACATTTCTGGCCTAGCTGAGGAAGAGCATGCTCTTGCAAGCTCCTTCTAGAGCAGCAGATGAGGGATACACCTGAACAAGACACATTTGAGTGTACACAAACTGCTGTCCAAAGGAAACTAAGAAAAaaagctctgatttttttttttttagtaacctTAGGAATTACTTGTAGCAACAGTACCGTATTTTCCAGcatataaggcgactgggcgtataagacgaccccctaattttacagttaaaacataggttttggcctatactcgccgtataagacgacccccccttccgaggggggggagcccagagccttttaaatcccagccggggctgggaatcagagggctctgggctgcccaatgcggcggggagcccagagccttttaaatcccagccgcggcggggagtcagagggctctgggctgcccgctgcggtggggagcccagagccttttaaatcccagccgcggcggggagtcagagggctctgggctgcctgctgtttatacccggcgtataagacgacccctgatttttgggggttgttttttagtatagaaagtcgtcttatatGCCAGAAAATATGGTAGGTACAAAATTCACATGGAAGTGTGATTTTTCAAATTGAATGACCCTTTAAATGTTGTGTTCATCTAAAGCAAATGCCTGAAATCAGAACTATTTAACCACTTGCAAGCCAACACTCCCCTTCTGTAAGTTAGATGCCATTCTTACCATTCTTCCAAATGAGAGTGAAGCCCAACTGATACTCGTGACGTGACTGTTTCCTAGTCTGCTCACCGAAGCATTTCAAGAGGTTTTCTGGCACACATTTCACTGATGAGTGTGTATGAACAGCTGATAAAATCTTATAACGCTCACATAGCAGACTGTGCAGTACTAGCAGTGACAATGGAGGTTGAGAAGGGTTTGCATTGATCACAATATCTTTCAGAGCACCATAATCCTGCATCAAAAGTAAATAATATTTAGTAGACATTAATGTATAACAACTCATTGCACTGCAGAGACATTCAATAAGTACATTTTGGTATGGAACAAGGAATTTATCAAGCCATATAGTTGTATATCCTATAGCATTcagtttatttttaacatttacaATATCTGCTCAAGCAACTTCCTTACCAAGCAGTAATATTTCTAAGATAAAAAACACAGTGCTCATCATGAGTCAAAACCTGGTTCTAGCTGAAGTCCAAGGTAAAGAAAGAGTCCATTAACTTCAGCAGAACTAAGGTTTAGTGCCATGGCCATAATTTCAGTATCAACTAGTCCATCTTAGAGTTCTGTGATCTGGAGGTTTCAAATAACCCAAACTGAGcagattttgttttaaagagcAGTAGTAGGTCTTTTGTACATATCAGTTTTGAATATCCCAAATTTTACTCAGCCTGCAGTTTTTTACCCTTCTTATTCAAATTTGGATGCAAAGCAAATTAACTACTGATCAGAGAGACCTCTGCACAAAAGGTAATTCATTCACTGGACACATGTATATTGATAATATACCAGTCTGGACTTGCCTTCCCAAGCATTGAATCTAAGTCTGCTGCACTTGCAGTCAAAGGAGCATATTCATCAGCTTGGATTATATTAGTTACATCAAAGTCAGCATCTGGTGTTTGTATCATCTTTGAGAGCCCATCGACAGCAGTTTTAAGTTCATACAAGCGTTTTAAGATCTCTTCCTGGCGGGATTCAAGTGCTAGAAGTGATGGGTCAACCTCTTCCTAGAGGgaaagaattaaattaaattaattttcactCATACCCAATTCAATGATATGCACAATTCATACATCAATACAATTATTGTATTGCTGTGTGAATTGTGCATAAGTCTCTATAGGAATTTATTTTGACACTAGTCGCATCACACCTCTCATTTTAACACActatggaaatattttaaaaatatcctaAAGGAAATTCTTAAGCTTATTAGTATCCCATGTCACTTTCACTGACTTTACATTAACAGATGACTGCAAAATGATGGATTGTAAATATGCCCCTTATTTAAATGGTTTACTGAAATCTTATTGGTTAAAATATCTTAAGTAGTTTATTAAACAATTTTTGATCCACATGTTACAGCTCTATCTACAGAACAGTGATTCCAAGACATAATCAAAACCAGATAAAAACTGCAAATCTACATACATAAGAATTCAAAATTAAACCTTGAAGAGTTTAAGGACTTCAAGAATACAGAAGCCTAAAGAACCAAGAATGACTTGCCAGCCACTTACTTCAACCAGTGACTTTCATAGTGATGAAACTCATGCTGATGTTGCAATATCAAACAGCTTTAAATAAAAGTGAATTCTAGCGCTCAAACATAAGGCTTGGAGTCAGATCTGGTTCTTCCCAGAACTGTTATACAAACCCGAGCAAAGTATTTTACCCATCTGTGGTAGTTGGATAATACCTATCTTTGTGAAGTACTTTGGAGATCCTTAAAAAAAGTGGCAGTGAAAGCTTTAATTATTACCAGGCAAGATATGCAAGATTGTTtcatgttaatttttaatcaagattactgatttaaaaaaaaatggcaacaGGCAGTCTATACAATGCAAAATGAAAGTACTTTGGTGCTAAAGGCAAACACCTAATGTATATCCTTGTGCCTTATCTTAGGTGTGGCCCTTAATTCTTCAAAGTATGAGGAAAGAAAAAGCTACTATTTAGTACTAAAAGTGAGGTTTCACCAAGAATAGTATGAACTACACTGTATGGGCTGGTCTGCATACCCTTGCACCAAAACACCTACATTGATTTTCATTCACACCTGGTGGTATTTTTGTGCAAATGGGTACCAAACCTTACAATTAGATCTAATTTTCACAAAAATAGCTATTTCAAGTATGTGTAGTAATACTGCATTTCTGTAGAGAACATGTAAACAGAGAGGGTGAGGTACAGTAAA
The nucleotide sequence above comes from Mauremys reevesii isolate NIE-2019 linkage group 10, ASM1616193v1, whole genome shotgun sequence. Encoded proteins:
- the AIMP2 gene encoding aminoacyl tRNA synthase complex-interacting multifunctional protein 2 isoform X1 — encoded protein: MPMYKVRSFHGAPGAVRAEQLPTCMYRLQNLHGGPAAAAPPHQEEVDPSLLALESRQEEILKRLYELKTAVDGLSKMIQTPDADFDVTNIIQADEYAPLTASAADLDSMLGKDYGALKDIVINANPSQPPLSLLVLHSLLCERYKILSAVHTHSSVKCVPENLLKCFGEQTRKQSRHEYQLGFTLIWKNVPKPQMKFSIQTMCPIEGEGNIARFLFSLCGQKHNAVTSTLIDSWVDTAIFQLKEGSNKEKAAVLRSMNTTLGKTPWLGGNELTVADIVAWCALQQTSCSNAVPANVQKWMKSCENLAPFNSALKLLK
- the AIMP2 gene encoding aminoacyl tRNA synthase complex-interacting multifunctional protein 2 isoform X2, which gives rise to MPMYKEEVDPSLLALESRQEEILKRLYELKTAVDGLSKMIQTPDADFDVTNIIQADEYAPLTASAADLDSMLGKDYGALKDIVINANPSQPPLSLLVLHSLLCERYKILSAVHTHSSVKCVPENLLKCFGEQTRKQSRHEYQLGFTLIWKNVPKPQMKFSIQTMCPIEGEGNIARFLFSLCGQKHNAVTSTLIDSWVDTAIFQLKEGSNKEKAAVLRSMNTTLGKTPWLGGNELTVADIVAWCALQQTSCSNAVPANVQKWMKSCENLAPFNSALKLLK
- the AIMP2 gene encoding aminoacyl tRNA synthase complex-interacting multifunctional protein 2 isoform X3, whose product is MIQTPDADFDVTNIIQADEYAPLTASAADLDSMLGKDYGALKDIVINANPSQPPLSLLVLHSLLCERYKILSAVHTHSSVKCVPENLLKCFGEQTRKQSRHEYQLGFTLIWKNVPKPQMKFSIQTMCPIEGEGNIARFLFSLCGQKHNAVTSTLIDSWVDTAIFQLKEGSNKEKAAVLRSMNTTLGKTPWLGGNELTVADIVAWCALQQTSCSNAVPANVQKWMKSCENLAPFNSALKLLK